The following are from one region of the Aspergillus luchuensis IFO 4308 DNA, chromosome 4, nearly complete sequence genome:
- the rip1 gene encoding ubiquinol--cytochrome-c reductase catalytic subunit RIP1 (BUSCO:EOG09264MIL;~COG:C;~EggNog:ENOG410PFIA;~InterPro:IPR017941,IPR037008,IPR006317,IPR005805, IPR036922,IPR014349,IPR004192;~PFAM:PF02921,PF00355;~go_component: GO:0016020 - membrane [Evidence IEA];~go_function: GO:0008121 - ubiquinol-cytochrome-c reductase activity [Evidence IEA];~go_function: GO:0051537 - 2 iron, 2 sulfur cluster binding [Evidence IEA];~go_process: GO:0055114 - oxidation-reduction process [Evidence IEA]), with protein sequence MSLSAASSSILRACARQQLPSSRAAIASCQQRRGVADASKSTFDSPFGSSKEYSSTLKIPDFSKYQSKKPPRSNQVFSYFMAGSLGLASAVGAKATVQDFLVNMSASADVLAQAKVEIGLGAIPEGKNVIIKWRGKPVFIRHRTQDEIQEAQKTEWQSLRDPQADEDRVQKPEWLVMLGVCTHLGCVPIGESGDYGGWFCPCHGSHYDISGRIRKGPAPLNLEVPQYNFPSEDTLVIG encoded by the exons ATGTCTCTCTCCGCCGCTTCCAGCTCTATCCTGCGCGCTTGCGCCCGGCAACAACTGCCCTCTTCTCGCGCCGCCATTGCCTCCTGCCAGCAGCGGAGGGGAGTCGCTGATGCCTCCAAGTCCACTTTCGATAGCCCCTTCGGCAGCTCCAAGGAGTACTCGTCCACCCTGAAGATCCCCGATTTCAGCAAATACCAGTCCAAGAAGCCCCCACGCTCCAACCAGGTCTTCTCTTACTTCATGGCCGGTTCCCTCGGTCTGGCCTCTGCCGTCGGTGCTAAGGCCACTGTCCAGG ACTTCCTGGTTAACATGTCCGCCTCCGCCGATGTCCTCGCCCAGGCTAAGGTTGAGATTGGTCTCGGTGCCATCCCCGAGGGCAAGAAC GTTATCATCAAGTGGCGTGGTAAGCCCGTCTTCATCCGTCACCGCACCCAGGACGAGATCCAGGAGGCCCAGAAGACCGAGTGGCAGTCCCTCCGTGACCCCCAGGCCGACGAGGACCGTGTCCAGAAGCCCGAGTGGCTTGTCATGCTTG GTGTCTGCACTCACCTTGGTTGTGTCCCCATCGGTGAATCCGGTGACTATGGCGGCTGGTTCTGCCCCTGCCACGGTTCTCACTACGACATCTCCGGCCGTATAAGAAAGGGACCCGCTCCTCTGAACCTCGAGGTTCCCCAAtacaacttcccctccgagGACACCCTCGTCATCGGTTAA
- the she9 gene encoding putative mitochondrion biogenesis protein (She9) (BUSCO:EOG09264LJU;~COG:U;~EggNog:ENOG410PGX2;~InterPro:IPR008839;~PFAM:PF05546;~TransMembrane:2 (o299-319i470-492o)), whose translation MQSMPLLLRQSFKSSLNLTRTTRPVRRPLLPAVGPNSLYPAPRNFSICLQCQFRSQSSLYSSDALKDGKPAEQPKEDESPVIALPAGNAELQADAGTQQQTPPAAAEAGESTQSQQQQQQQEKEKSEANGKGWRDGGLPSYIEQRRSQFTKRFSDVMDNLQSNIFVAGQRLNDLTGYSAIETLKKEIHTQEERLRNARLQVRAAKDAYAAAINNRSTSQREVNELLQRKHAWSPTDLERFTHLYRNDHTNEVAEHEAQEALSQAEHEAEEAAAQLSKSILSRYHEEQVWSDKIRQMSTWGTWGLMGVNVLLFLIFQIAVEPWRRKRLVKGFEEKVIEAIEKEKALDRIQIVSAQSQMAQESSTTSTASPQTSETAETTTTEPSASTTADEPISDTDAIVTIESTEPEVFSSDPADAEPSANTTVSKPTPDNFREYIQYQLSRVSPLIESLRQYLHDLFSDRQVVLTQRDLSTVALQSAAAGAAVIGMLSMIIRQR comes from the exons ATGCAGTCTATGCCATTGCTGCTCAGGCAGTCCTTCAAATCATCCCTTAACCTCACCCGAACAACCCGCCCAGTACGACGACCGCTCCTGCCCGCCGTTGGTCCGAACTCTCTTTACCCTGCACCGCGGaacttctccatctgtctGCAATGTCAATTCCGATCCCAGTCCTCGCTTTACTCATCTGATGCCCTCAAAGACGGGAAGCCTGCTGAGCAGCcgaaggaagatgaaagcCCAGTCATAGCTCTTCCCGCAGGGAACGCAGAGTTACAAGCCGATGCGGGGACTCAGCAACAGACTCCTCCCGCTGCTGCGGAGGCGGGAGAAAGTACACAgagccagcagcagcagcagcagcaagaaaaagagaagagcgagGCCAATGGAAAGGGGTGGAGAGATGGAGGGCTTCCATCATACATAGAGCAACGCAGGTCACAATTTACCAAGCGGTTCAGTGATGTGATGGATAACCTCCAATCCAACATTTTCGTGGCAGGCCAGCGATTGAACGATCTTACGGGCTATTCAGCGATTGAGAcgctgaagaaggagattcATACACAAG AGGAGCGACTCCGCAACGCCCGCCTCCAAGTCCGTGCAGCGAAAGATGCCTACGCAGCTGCCATCAACAACCGATCGACCTCTCAGCGCGAAGTGAACGAGCTTCTTCAACGCAAACATGCCTGGTCCCCCACTGACCTCGAACGATTCACCCATCTCTACCGCAACGATCACACCAACGAAGTAGCCGAGCACGAAGCACAGGAGGCTTTGAGCCAGGCCGAACacgaggccgaagaggcTGCCGCACAATTGAGCAAGAGCATTCTGTCCCGGTATCACGAGGAACAAGTCTGGTCGGACAAGATCCGCCAAATGAGTACCTGGGGTACCTGGGGTTTGATGGGAGTCAAcgtgcttctcttcctgatcTTCCAGATCGCCGTGGAACCCTGGCGTCGCAAGAGACTCGTCAAGGGCTTTGAAGAGAAGGTCATTGAAGCcattgagaaggaaaaggccCTTGATCGGATTCAGATCGTGTCTGCTCAGAGCCAGATGGCGCAGGAATCGTCTACTACATCTACCGCCTCTCCTCAGACTTCCGAGACCGCtgagactactactaccgaaCCGTCTGCTTCTACTACCGCAGACGAACCGATCTCCGATACCGATGCAATCGTCACGATCGAGAGCACCGAACCGGAGGTATTCAGTTCGGACCCAGCTGATGCGGAACCGTCAGCCAATACCACAGTCAGCAAACCCACCCCTGACAATTTCCGGGAGTATATCCAATACCAGCTCTCGCGCGTCTCTCCCCTCATTGAATCCTTGCGCCAATACCTCCACGATCTCTTCAGTGACCGCCAAGTCGTGCTCACGCAACGAGATCTCTCCACTGTTGCTCTTCaaagcgctgctgctggtgcggCGGTGATCGGCATGTTGTCGATGATTATTCGGcaacggtga
- a CDS encoding putative stress response RCI peptide (COG:S;~EggNog:ENOG410PSE0;~InterPro:IPR000612;~PFAM:PF01679;~TransMembrane:2 (o6-26i33-53o);~go_component: GO:0016021 - integral component of membrane [Evidence IEA]) produces the protein MCGSDIFLAILAVFFPPVSVWIKVGICTADSIINLALCCLGYVPGLLHAWYIILKYPEPDYDDPSYEPLPGDAENGRVTYYYVSHQPIQHPSQRGYGTMPPQQPQAANAPPQNRQPTPNHPHEQAQAGSSSQDHPDSRPPPTYAEAVKGDHKVQD, from the exons ATGTGTGGTTCAGATATCTTTCTAGCAATTCTCGCtgttttcttccccccagtTTCGG TGTGGATCAAAGTAGGCATTTGCACGGCCgattccatcatcaacctTGCTCTCTGCTGCCTTGGCTACGTGCCTGGGCTTTTACACGCCTGGTACATTATACTCAAGTACCCCGAACCAGATTATGATGACCCTAGCTATGAGCCTCTTCCTGGCGATGCGGAAAACGGTCGCGTAACATATTACTATGTTTCCCACCAACCGATCCAGCACCCCTCCCAGAGGGGCTATGGTACAATGCCGCCACAACAGCCCCAAGCAGCAAACGCCCCGCCACAGAACCGGCAACCTACCCCGAATCACCCTCATGAACAAGCCCAagctggcagcagcagccaggaCCACCCGGATAGTCGCCCACCTCCTACCTATGCTGAGGCCGTGAAGGGAGATCATAAAGTGCAGGACTGA
- a CDS encoding SH3 domain protein (COG:S;~EggNog:ENOG410PHK2;~InterPro:IPR036028;~TransMembrane:1 (o239-264i);~go_function: GO:0005515 - protein binding [Evidence IEA]), with product MSSTCISLSGSTQCPAFDSSSVSTNSSLYTDFPFMQYVSNLTQFDNELSSYVMQGYVREKYEEYLGCQGVNLTDTDDYYARYTTSVLCSSLVQSSKSDCNLSDEESRPLCADTCASMAISEEAIVTDTNLCSEKASDYMSQIRSDFTICALPADSLTVTCITGAENEPKNCGYRSNLLGLCSYCASGSSNSTDSCCTDSNAATRCSNVTVPSSTLPPIFTSTAASNSTAGSNDLSGGQIAGIVIGSVAGFALLAALAVLALIYWRRRRRAENDSSLNQPNPQRKGSPSMQQDRSLHEFAAIPGGRVARMSALREVSSSSPARSRYSALFGGGKYSDTSDSDHGASPGAMSKKIPPTTGKRHGSLSSNSALAGAGTDSSPRSGTGGQYSSPDGLTSGQSEQLSAFQDYYSQDDIHPGDKVAVLWAYQPRAGDEFALDRGEMLKVIGIWDDGWATGIRIPETAEDHDARHREQRDSGVSNGSRRAATSPAPVGDIKAFPLVCVCLPQHWRKIIDGGQAEDD from the exons ATGTCCAGCACGTGTATCTCATTGTCGGGCTCGACACAATGCCCTGCTTTTGACAGTTCCTCTGTCTCGACGAATTCCAGCCTGTATACAGACTT TCCCTTCATGCAATACGTGTCGAACCTAACACAGTTCGACAATGAGCTGAGCAGCTATGTAATGCAGGGATATGTCAGGGAAAA GTATGAGGAATACTTGGGCTGTCAGGGGGTAAACTTGACAGATACCGACGATTATTATGCCCGCTATACGACAAGTGTATTATGTAGCAGCCTGGTACAAAGCTCAAAGAGTGATTGTAACCTGTCCGATGAAGAGTCAAGACCGCTTTGCGCTGATACCTGC GCATCAATGGCGATCAGTGAAGAGGCGATAGTTACGGATACTAACCTCTGCTCCGAAAAGGCAAGCGACTACATGTCTCAAATTCGGTCTGACTTTACGATCTGCGCCCTACCAGCCGATTCGCTTACGGTAACTTGCATCACGGGAGCCGAAAACGAACCGAAGAACTGCGGATATCGTTCAAATCTCTTGGGACTGTGCTCATATTGCGCCTCAGGATCGTCAAATTCCACCGATTCGTGCTGTACAGATTCGAATGCTGCTACTCGGTGTTCGAATGTCACAGTTCCGTCTTCGACACTTCCCCCGATATTCACCTCTACAGCTGCGTCCAACTCAACAGCAGGCTCCAATGACTTATCGGGAGGGCAAATAGCGGGAATTGTTATAGGTTCGGTAGCCGGATTTGCCCTTCTCGCCGCATTAGCCGTGTTGGCATTGATTTATTGGCGTCGCAGGCGCCGGGCTGAGAATGATAGCTCACTGAATCAGCCCAACCCTCAGAGGAAGGGGTCACCGTCAATGCAGCAGGACCGAAGTCTGCATGAGTTTGCTGCTATACCCGGCGGTCGAGTTGCCAGGATGTCCGCCTTGCGCGAAGTCTCCAGCTCATCCCCCGCTCGATCTCGGTACTCTGCTTTGTTCGGTGGCGGAAAGTACAGCGACACCTCAGATTCCGACCACGGTGCCAGCCCTGGAGCAATGTCGAAAAAGATTCCCCCCACAACAGGAAAGCGCCATGGATCGCTTTCCAGTAACTCAGCCTTGGCTGGTGCGGGCACAGATTCCTCCCCTCGTTCAGGAACCGGCGGCCAGTATTCGTCACCGGACGGACTGACCAGCGGCCAGTCGGAGCAGCTATCTGCCTTCCAAGATTACTACTCGCAGGATGACATTCATCCGGGTGACAAGGTTGCCGTACTCTGGGCATACCAGCCTCGGGCAGGTGATGAGTTTGCGCTGGACCGCGGCGAAATGCTGAAAGTGATCGGCATCTGGGACGATGGTTGGGCTACTGGTATTCGAATTCCCGAAACGGCAGAGGATCACGATGCTCGACACCGCGAGCAACGAGATAGTGGTGTTTCTAATGGCTCACGGCGGGCCGCTACATCTCCCGCTCCCGTTGGGGATATCAAGGCATTCCCTCTGGTCTGTGTATGCCTCCCACAACATTGGAGGAAGATCATCGATGGCGGACAAGCTGAGGACGACTAA
- a CDS encoding actin-binding ADF family protein (COG:Z;~EggNog:ENOG410PQ05;~InterPro:IPR029006,IPR017904,IPR002108;~PFAM:PF00241;~go_component: GO:0015629 - actin cytoskeleton [Evidence IEA];~go_function: GO:0003779 - actin binding [Evidence IEA];~go_process: GO:0030042 - actin filament depolymerization [Evidence IEA]) has product MSLASGVSITDECITAFNEFRMSGNSKGSKTKFIIFKIADNKKEVVIDEVSQDEDYEVFRTKLDQARDAKGNPAPRYAVYDVEYDLGGGEGKRSKIIFISWVPSDTPTLWSMIYASTRENLKNALNIHTSIHADDKSDIEWKTVLAEASGGKAGK; this is encoded by the exons ATGTCT CTCGCATCTGG TGTTTCTATCACCGATGAGTGCATCACCGCATTCAACGAGTTCCGCATGAGCGGCAACAGCAAGGGAAGCAAGACGAAGTTTATCATTTTCAAGATCGCCGACAACAAGAAGGAGGTCGTCATCGACGAGGTCTCCCAGGACGAGGACTATGAGGTCTTCCGCACCAAGCTCGACCAGGCCCGTGATGCTAAGGGCAACCCCGCTCCCCGCTACGCAGTTTACGACGTCGAGTACGACttgggcggtggtgaaggcAAGAG AAgcaagatcatcttcatttccTGGGTTCCCAGCGACACCCCTACCCTC TGGTCCATGATCTACGCCAGCACTCGCGAGAACTTGAAGAACgccctcaacatccacaccTCTATCCATGCCGACGACAAGTCCGACATCGAGTGGAAGACCGTCCTGGCCGAGGCCAGCGGTGGTAAGGCTGGCAAATAA
- the COX5A gene encoding cytochrome c oxidase subunit IV family protein (COG:C;~EggNog:ENOG410PNPD;~InterPro:IPR036639,IPR004203;~PFAM:PF02936;~TransMembrane:1 (o126-148i);~go_function: GO:0004129 - cytochrome-c oxidase activity [Evidence IEA]), whose translation MFLRSVTRAAARSSAVPTTGLRSYRTVSGPMACLNARPQTEKKSIAPQQTRAASEHAISNPTLAGIEKRWEAMPPQEQAELWMQLRDRMKVDWHQMTLQEKKAAYWISFGPHGPRSVPPKGENLKIFFKVAQLTLVSFGIFYIIHMFAKPQPKTMTKEWQEASNEYAKQENINPIYGISSVGYEGKGFVQSPPAEKQ comes from the exons ATGTTCCTTCGTTCCGTTACTCGCGCTGCTGCTCGCAGCTCGGCTGTGCCCACCACGGGCCTGCGCTCCTACCGCACCGTTTCGGGCCCAATGGCTTGCCTGAACGCTCGTCCTCAGACTGAGAAGAAGTCTATCGCTCCCCAGCAGACCCGCGCCGCCTCCGAGCATGCCATCTCGAATCCCACACTCGCCGGTATTGAGAAGCGCTGGGAGGCCATGCCCCCTCAGGAGCAGGCCGAGCTGTGGATGCAGCTGAGGGACCGCATGAAGGTCGACTGGCACCAGATGACCctccaggagaagaaggccg CCTACTGGATCTCCTTCGGACCCCACGGCCCTCGCTCTGTGCCCCCCAAGGGCGAGAACCtcaagatcttcttcaaggTCGCCCAGCTCACCCTTGTCAGCTTTGGTATCTTCTACATCATCCACATGTTCGCCAAGCCCCAGCCCAAGACCATGACCAAGGAGTGGCAGGAGGCCTCCAACGAGTATGCTAAG CAAGAGAACATCAACCCTATCTACGGTATCAGCTCCGTGGGTTACGAGGGCAAGGGCTTCGTCCAGAGCCCCCCTGCTGAGAAGCAATAG
- the ATP2 gene encoding F1F0 ATP synthase subunit beta (BUSCO:EOG09261T74;~COG:C;~EggNog:ENOG410PIAZ;~InterPro:IPR027417,IPR024034,IPR003593,IPR005722, IPR036121,IPR004100,IPR020003,IPR000194;~PFAM:PF00006,PF02874;~go_component: GO:0045261 - proton-transporting ATP synthase complex, catalytic core F(1) [Evidence IEA];~go_function: GO:0005524 - ATP binding [Evidence IEA];~go_function: GO:0046933 - proton-transporting ATP synthase activity, rotational mechanism [Evidence IEA];~go_process: GO:0015986 - ATP synthesis coupled proton transport [Evidence IEA];~go_process: GO:0046034 - ATP metabolic process [Evidence IEA];~go_process: GO:1902600 - proton transmembrane transport [Evidence IEA]), whose protein sequence is MFKSGLARTFGRAAFARPTSVARRAFQPKTNGLPSLARMASTEASSVGKIHQVIGAVVDVKFDGDKLPAILNAIETENGGQKLVLEVSQHLGENVVRTIAMDGTEGLTRGAAARDTGAPITIPVGPGTLGRILNVTGDPIDERGPVKADKFRPIHTEAPEFVEQSTEAEILVTGIKVVDLLAPYARGGKIGLFGGAGVGKTVFIQELINNIAKAHGGYSVFCGVGERTREGNDLYHEMQETGVIQLEGDSKVALVFGQMNEPPGARARVALTGLTIAEYFRDEEGQDVLLFIDNIFRFTQAGSEVSALLGRIPSAVGYQPTLAVDMGGMQERITTTTKGSITSVQAVYVPADDLTDPAPATTFAHLDATTVLSRGISELGIYPAVDPLDSKSRMLDTRIVGEEHYNTATRVQQMLQEYKSLQDIIAILGMDELSEADKLTVERARKLQRFLSQPFTVAQVFTGIEGKLVDLKDTIRSFKAIINGEGDDLPEAAFYMVGDFESARAKGEKILAELENKA, encoded by the exons ATGTTCAAGAG CGGTCTTGCCCGGACCTTCGGGAGGGCTGCTTTTGCCCGACCTACCTCCGTCGCCCGTCGCGCTTTCCAGCCTAAGACCAATGGCCTCCCTTCCCTGGCCCGTATGGCCAGCACTGAGGCCTCTTCCGTTGGAAAGATTCACCAGGTCATTGGTGCCGTCGTCGACG TGAAGTTCGACGGTGACAAGCTCCCTGCCATTCTCAACGCCATTGAGACCGAGAACGGTGGCCAGAAGCTCGTCCTTGAGGTTTCT CAACACTTGGGTGAGAATGTCGTTCGTACCATTGCCATGGACG GTACTGAGGGTCTGACCcgtggtgctgctgcccgTGACACCGGTgctcccatcaccatccccgtcGGTCCCGGCACCCTTGGCCGTATCCTTAACGTCACTGGTGACCCCATTGACGAGCGTGGTCCCGTCAAGGCCGACAAGTTCCGTCCCATTCACACTGAGGCTCCCGAGTTCGTCGAGCAGTCCACTGAGGCCGAGATTCTCGTCACTGGTATCAAGGTCGTCGATCTGCTTGCCCCCTACGCCCGTGGTGGTAAGATTGGTCTCTTCGGTGGTGCCGGTGTCGGTAAGACCGTCTTCATTCAGGAGCTGATT AACAACATCGCCAAGGCTCACGGTGGTTACTCCGTCTTCTGTGGTGTCGGTGAGCGTACTCGTGAGGGTAACGATCTGTACCACGAAATGCAGGAGACTGGTGTCATCCAGCTCGAGGGTGACTCCAAGGTCGCTCTGGTCTTCGGTCAGATGAACGAGCCCCCGGGTGCCCGTGCCCGTGTCGCCCTTACCGGTCTGACCATTGCCGAGTACTTCCGTGACGAGGAGGGTCAGGACGTGCTGCTCTTCATTGACAACATTTTCCGTTTCACCCAGGCCGGTTCTGAGGTGTCTGCCCTTCTGGGTCGTATCCCCTCTGCCGTCGGTTACCAGCCCACTCTGGCCGTCGACATGGGTGGTATGCAGGAGCGtattaccaccaccaccaagggtTCCATTACCTCCGTCCAGGCCGTCTACGTCCCTGCTGACGATTTGACTGACCCTGCCCCCGCCACCACCTTCGCTCACTTGGACGCCACCACTGTCTTGTCCCGTGGTATCTCCGAGTTGGGTATCTACCCTGCCGTCGACCCTCTCGACTCCAAGTCCCGTATGCTCGACACCCGTATCGTCGGTGAGGAGCACTACAACACCGCCACCCGTGTCCAGCAGATGCTCCAGGAGTACAAGTCCCTCCAGGATATCATTGCCATTCTGGGTATGGACGAACTGTCTGAGGCTGACAAGCTCACCGTCGAGCGTGCCCGTAAGCTCCAGCGTTTCCTGTCCCAGCCCTTCACCGTCGCCCAGGTCTTCACTGGTATCGAGGGTAAGCTGGTCGACCTCAAGGACACCATCCGCAGTTTCAAGGCCATCATCAACGGTGAGGGTGACGACCTTCCTGAGG CTGCTTTCTACATGGTTGGTGACTTCGAGTCTGCCCGCGCCAAGGGTGAGAAGATCTTGGCCGAGCTCGAGAACAAGGCCTAA